GATGACTCATCCATCGGCGGTGCTGAGTCGTTACTGACACGTATgcctctttctttcttttctctattCATGCGCGCGCGTGTCTTTAACAGCCGTTCATAATGGATAGGTGGATAAAATGTTAAACCGGGACTACCGACAATCACGTTAATAAGATTGAACCGGCCAAGTCCGATCTGATTTAGGAAAACCAAGGGGCCCCACTTAATTAGATTCcttctcctttcttcttcttcttcgtccatAACGCGTTGAGATATTTTCTCCGTTTGTTAATTTCTCCGATAGAGATCTTAATCCAATCCCAGAGAGGAGGTGTAGAAGCAAATCGATCAAAACATGGGTAACACAGATAAGCTGATGAACCAGATATTCGACCTCAAATTCACCTCCAAATCTCTGCAGAGGCAGTCAAGGAAGTGCGAGAAGGAAGAGAAGGCGGAGAAACTCAAGGTGAAGAAGGCCATCGAGAAAGGTAACATGGATGGTGCTCGGATCTACGCCGAGAACGCCATTCGTAAACGCAGCGAGCAGATGAACTACCTCCGTCTCGCTTCTCGCCTCGACGCTGTTGTTGCTCGCTTAGACACTCAGGCCAAGATGGCCACCATCACCAAATCCATGACCAACATCGTCAAATCCCTAGAGTCTTCCCTCGCCACAGGTAATTTCGATCTTCAGATAATCGTTAATTAGGGTTTAGGTGAATGTGGGCTTGCATGATTCTTTGTGGGTAGAGAGAAAGGTTTTGTCTTTATGGAAACCTAAGAGGAAAGTAGCTTCCTTTGGTCTCAATTACATAGTTATTAAGTGGAAAAGTAGCATGAGTGAAAGAAAATGTATAGCACGGAGTAGACAAGTCTAAGTAGATTCATTGTGTTACATTGTTATGCAATTTGGGGTTCTGTCTGCTGCAGACGAAATGTGTTCGATTGTAGTGTTGGTTCTGTCTGTTTATTTTCTGCTAATCATTAGACAAGTCTAAGTAGATTCATTGGGTTCTTGTCTGTCCTCTGTTTGTGTTTCCATTAAACAGGTAATCTACAGAAGATGTCGGAGACTATGGATTCATTTGAAAAGCAGTTTGTGAACATGGAGGTCCAGGCTGAGTTCATGGAGAACGCCATGGCTGGTTCTACATCATTGTCCACTCCGGAAGGCGAGGTCAACAGCCTGATGCAGCAGGTTGCAGATGACTATGGTCTTGAAGTCTCTGTTGGATTACCTCAGCCTGCTGGTCATGCTATCCCTACTGCGACAGAGGAGAAAGTCGATGAGGATGATTTGTCCAGGAGGCTTGCGGAGCTCAAGGCCAGAGGATGAATCTGCGAACCAACAACCATATGCTTTGGACTATCTGCCATTTAGGACGAGGTCCTTACCAGAATGTTACAGCTATTATCTACAAACATTGGCATATTTGTGTATATTCCTCACTTTGAGATATGCTttgtttataactttatataaattttacgaATTGCAATTATATGATTTCCTTTTGAATTGTGTATGAAAAAGTTTATGTTCGAGACTTCGAGTCACACTTTGGCTTTCATTGACTAGGATACATCTGACAAGTAACATCCTTTATGCAGAAATGTTTTATTCTGTGCTAAAGACCTTAACATCCTTATCCGTACAGTCTTGTGAGCCGGCAAATATTCTTTCGAGGCTTGAGGATCATCTTGGTTGATGGAAGTCGAAGGAGTCAAAGGAAGGCTTAAAACTTTACTATTGTAGCTACTCTGAGTAAAATTAGCTATTGCCTATTGATCATTACATATTTACATCTTAGTCCTGCTGTTTTTGCATCCGCTAATTAC
The sequence above is drawn from the Raphanus sativus cultivar WK10039 chromosome 7, ASM80110v3, whole genome shotgun sequence genome and encodes:
- the LOC108814305 gene encoding ESCRT-related protein CHMP1B, whose product is MGNTDKLMNQIFDLKFTSKSLQRQSRKCEKEEKAEKLKVKKAIEKGNMDGARIYAENAIRKRSEQMNYLRLASRLDAVVARLDTQAKMATITKSMTNIVKSLESSLATGNLQKMSETMDSFEKQFVNMEVQAEFMENAMAGSTSLSTPEGEVNSLMQQVADDYGLEVSVGLPQPAGHAIPTATEEKVDEDDLSRRLAELKARG